The following coding sequences are from one Gadus morhua chromosome 10, gadMor3.0, whole genome shotgun sequence window:
- the znf518b gene encoding uncharacterized protein znf518b: protein MNPLLWSNLQTEHKQLIMNHVKYPKGPESLLHRQDSLDLNGLLTSPKVLYCEKCGFASTQTEDFENHMREHGTPFYCFYCNHVSYSKKELEIHLLQHKFPFRCQFCGHGYMRRAHLLKHIQRWHSKDAGPELNHAQTTLPETLSLSTAFAPGVHRTSVPTVKVRIPVPVARNDHGIKGRQHSKRVDLNVIHAPKLSSELMSPGKNFVQHNMALTVPLPEEVSIPAGCVVELIEVKTVNGTKELKLRLVSQQENKSVLDDTVLPHSASVNPLSSAVNHQHLLKLGNAEKSSVNRRIYTAKDVHVERPATYQTIAAQTALNTFQRGMSGTKRTLKESLIRNVDIPYALPTKVPRITVYPTRQDVDAPITQTVTLKPRTEYPTPVITGRVAKEISSAAIPASKGTLSSCKPTHRENNTVVECTAFPPELQVAVKEEPNDPGNKTTATPEIKQEPLKRNDQTRRSTTSPSISSSVSTTALASTTTQIFSECKRENVAVDSTILMTMLKRPGSILLDPESTKKTKMEDNLSPHKSSIWSASGPGCNRRFEAFPVISSVFSLSQQQDEVQSSIRPLVKELRGIVMRKESPSVQVSADRTEIRGAITEPKEEVESTIHCVPKDKKDNAGTGKGLLTEGSCDVTSPPSKHCSQQTQTQAKTYYVKEETSSTKGKDGNQNNQIPTTQREPLTAQQQACINNTPNISPVAGDSQGHLPQSAFRREDSSSKFLTVSLERMQMDFWTKKIPKLSKTRIPSPVRGLCHKAFLYPAPLRLGQPVIRPGPNQPVVVLNHPKPIVPKRTEVDHLSEPLVSTEVLPKCQILKMRLSKVMGEKYEVIGCTVGFFP from the coding sequence ATGAACCCTCTGTTATGGAGCAACCTGCAGACTGAACATAAACAGCTTATCATGAATCACGTCAAGTATCCGAAAGGGCCGGAATCTCTTTTGCATCGGCAGGACTCATTAGATTTGAATGGTCTCTTGACTTCACCTAAAGTTTTGTATTGTGAGAAATGCGGATTTGCCTCTACACAGACTGAAGATTTTGAGAATCACATGCGGGAGCATGGTACTCCCTTTTACTGCTTTTACTGCAATCACGTCTCCTACAGTAAGAAGGAGCTGGAGATTCATTTGCTACAGCACAAGTTCCCGTTCAGATGCCAGTTCTGTGGACATGGGTATATGAGGAGGGCGCACCTATTGAAACATATTCAGCGCTGGCACAGTAAAGATGCTGGCCCAGAGTTAAACCATGCTCAGACGACCTTACCAGAGACACTTTCTCTCTCGACTGCGTTTGCGCCTGGAGTTCATAGAACTAGCGTGCCCACTGTAAAGGTTAGAATACCAGTCCCTGTTGCGAGAAATGACCACGGCATCAAAGGCAGACAGCACAGCAAAAGGGTAGACTTGAACGTTATCCACGCCCCCAAACTGAGCTCAGAGCTAATGTCCCCAGGGAAAAACTTTGTTCAGCATAATATGGCTCTAACGGTCCCACTTCCAGAAGAAGTCTCCATCCCTGCCGGCTGCGTGGTGGAGCTGATTGAGGTGAAGACCGTCAACGGTACAAAGGAATTGAAGCTGAGACTTGTGTCTcaacaagaaaataaatctgtGCTGGACGACACAGTGTTACCACATTCCGCATCAGTGAACCCCTTGTCATCCGCTGTGAACCATCAACACCTCCTAAAGTTGGGTAATGCGGAGAAAAGCAGCGTTAACCGTAGAATATACACGGCAAAGGACGTTCATGTAGAACGACCGGCCACCTATCAGACTATTGCAGCCCAAACCGCCCTGAACACATTCCAGAGAGGCATGTCTGGCACAAAAAGAACACTGAAAGAGTCGCTGATCCGCAATGTGGATATCCCCTACGCTTTACCGACCAAGGTGCCCAGAATCACTGTTTATCCAACAAGGCAGGACGTGGATGCACCCATaacacagacagtcacactGAAACCTCGCACAGAATACCCTACACCGGTCATCACTGGCAGGGTGGCCAAGGAGATCAGCAGCGCTGCCATTCCGGCGAGCAAGGGAACACTGTCGTCCTGTAAACCGACACACCGGGAAAACAACACAGTTGTGGAATGTACCGCATTCCCCCCTGAGTTACAGGTGGCTGTGAAAGAGGAGCCCAACGATCCCGGTAACAAGACAACAGCTACTCCCGAGATAAAGCAAGAACCACTGAAGCGGAATGACCAAACAAGACGAAGCACAACGTCTCCTTCCATTTCCTCGAGCGTTTCCACTACTGCCCTAGCCAGCACAACCACGCAAATCTTCTCGGAGTGCAAAAGGGAAAATGTGGCCGTGGATTCGACTATACTGATGACCATGCTGAAGAGACCTGGAAGCATTCTGCTTGATCCTGAGTCCACCAAAAAAACCAAGATGGAGGATAATTTATCTCCCCATAAGTCCTCCATTTGGTCAGCATCGGGGCCAGGTTGTAATAGGCGTTTTGAGGCCTTTCCCGTTATCTCATCCGTTTTTTCTTTAAGTCAACAGCAGGACGAGGTACAGAGTTCAATACGACCCTTGGTCAAGGAATTGCGTGGAATAGTTATGAGGAAGGAGAGCCCGTCAGTGCAGGTGTCTGCAGATCGCACTGAAATAAGAGGGGCAATTACTGAACCcaaagaggaggtggagtcAACTATTCACTGTGTGCCAAAGGACAAAAAGGATAATGCTGGTACCGGAAAAGGATTACTAACCGAAGGGtcctgtgatgtcactagtCCACCTTCAAAACATTGTTCTCAACAGACTCAAACACAAGCTAAGACATATTATGTCAAGGAAGAAACCTCCAGCACTAAAGGGAAAGACGGTAACCAAAATAATCAAATTCCCACCACCCAACGTGAGCCCTTGACTGCTCAACAGCAAGCCTGCATCAACAACACACCTAATATTTCTCCTGTTGCTGGAGACAGTCAAGGTCACTTGCCACAATCTGCCTTCAGGAGGGAGGACAGCTCCTCAAAATTCCTCACCGTCTCTTTAGAAAGGATGCAGATGGACTTCTGGACAAAAAAGATCCCTAAGCTTTCAAAGACGAGGATTCCCTCTCCCGTGCGGGGGCTGTGCCACAAAGCTTTTCTTTACCCAGCCCCGTTGAGACTGGGCCAGCCGGTCATACGTCCGGGACCGAACCAACCGGTCGTAGTGCTGAACCACCCCAAACCCATAGTCCCCAAAAGGACTGAGGTGGACCACCTTTCAGAACCACTCGTCTCCACCGAGGTGCTTCCCAAGTGCCAGATCCTGAAGATGCGGTTGAGCAAAGTGATGGGAGAGAAGTACGAGGTCATTGGGTGCACTGTAGGGTTTTTTCCCTGA